A single genomic interval of Prochlorococcus marinus XMU1406 harbors:
- a CDS encoding lipoyl protein ligase domain-containing protein, with protein sequence MKIIINKSIQLILGIKNQAVIFSTNNLSGFDQMALDLNSLDQTISNPEIILTLRFYYWTGNWVSIGYHQKEIPVHWENLLSNGEINIVRRPSGGGAVLHSGGITYALTFKKTYYKVLSYEMVNNWLIKSFRELGLNLRYGHLRKSRIKTNCFGTSLISDLVDQNGFKRIGSAQFRKKGAFLQHGEIQTNPSKDLWFKLFKEEAPPKINLGLTNDQIIQHLRNSFLKNKSNINFKNIAIDSKTIRKLHDTNY encoded by the coding sequence TTGAAAATTATTATAAATAAATCTATACAGTTAATTTTGGGAATAAAGAATCAGGCCGTAATTTTTTCGACAAATAATTTATCTGGATTTGATCAAATGGCTTTAGATTTAAATTCTTTAGATCAGACAATTTCCAATCCTGAAATAATTCTCACATTGAGGTTCTACTATTGGACTGGCAATTGGGTTTCAATTGGCTATCACCAAAAGGAAATTCCTGTTCATTGGGAAAATTTATTATCAAATGGGGAAATTAATATTGTCAGGCGTCCTTCTGGAGGGGGAGCTGTTTTGCATTCTGGAGGCATAACATATGCATTAACATTTAAAAAAACTTACTATAAAGTCTTAAGTTATGAAATGGTTAATAATTGGTTAATTAAAAGTTTTAGAGAATTAGGTCTAAACTTAAGATATGGTCATTTACGAAAATCACGCATTAAAACAAATTGTTTTGGGACTTCATTAATTTCTGATTTAGTTGATCAAAATGGATTTAAGAGAATAGGCAGTGCCCAATTTCGTAAAAAAGGGGCATTCCTTCAACATGGTGAGATTCAAACAAACCCTTCAAAAGATTTGTGGTTCAAATTATTCAAAGAAGAAGCTCCTCCAAAAATAAATTTAGGACTAACAAATGATCAAATAATTCAACATTTAAGAAATTCATTCCTTAAGAATAAATCAAATATAAATTTCAAAAATATTGCCATAGATAGTAAAACTATTAGAAAACTTCATGATACGAATTACTAA
- a CDS encoding protochlorophyllide reductase, translating into MSKNIKGLVLITGTTSGVGLNTLKPLLRFGWEVIAVNRSNKRAIKIAEEFLTKEEVKNVHFIEVDLSNLDDVRKGCHEILERFKKPINSLICNAAVYKPRLKRPERSPQGFENSMAVNHFGHFLMINLLIENILSSEREIVLNGKSTLFKPRITVLGTVTANYSELGGRIPIPAPADLGDLSGFKNGFLSPISMANGKKFKPGKAYKDSKLCNMVTVQELSKRYPADRIIVNSLYPGCVADTKLFRDTPWLFRLLFPIFQKFITKGYVSQRLAGERVAQVATYKEFAKPSVHWSWGNRQKTGRKAFSQKLSKRIIDTKTSQQTYDLTSQLVGLD; encoded by the coding sequence GTGAGTAAGAACATTAAGGGTTTAGTCCTAATAACTGGAACAACTTCAGGAGTTGGATTAAATACTCTAAAACCTCTATTAAGATTTGGATGGGAGGTTATAGCTGTTAATCGATCAAATAAAAGAGCTATAAAAATAGCTGAAGAATTCTTGACAAAAGAGGAAGTTAAAAATGTTCATTTTATAGAAGTAGATCTTTCTAACTTGGACGATGTGAGAAAAGGTTGCCATGAAATATTAGAAAGATTTAAAAAACCAATAAATTCTCTTATTTGTAATGCAGCAGTCTATAAGCCGAGATTAAAGAGACCTGAAAGGTCTCCCCAGGGGTTTGAAAACTCTATGGCAGTAAATCATTTTGGCCATTTTCTTATGATAAACCTTCTTATAGAAAATATTTTATCTTCTGAAAGAGAAATTGTTTTAAATGGTAAATCAACTTTATTCAAGCCAAGAATTACAGTATTAGGGACAGTTACGGCTAATTATTCAGAACTTGGAGGAAGGATCCCCATCCCTGCCCCAGCTGATTTGGGAGATTTATCTGGATTCAAAAATGGTTTTTTATCTCCGATAAGTATGGCGAATGGAAAGAAATTTAAACCTGGTAAGGCTTACAAGGATAGCAAACTTTGCAATATGGTGACCGTTCAGGAATTATCAAAAAGATATCCTGCAGATAGGATTATTGTAAATTCTCTATATCCTGGATGTGTTGCTGATACAAAACTTTTTAGAGATACACCTTGGTTATTTAGATTACTTTTCCCGATATTTCAAAAATTCATAACAAAAGGATATGTCTCACAAAGATTGGCAGGAGAGAGGGTCGCTCAAGTTGCTACCTATAAAGAATTTGCTAAACCATCAGTCCATTGGAGCTGGGGAAATCGTCAAAAAACTGGCAGAAAAGCTTTTTCTCAAAAGTTGTCAAAAAGAATAATTGATACGAAGACCTCTCAACAAACTTATGATTTAACAAGCCAATTGGTAGGATTAGATTAA
- a CDS encoding ferredoxin:protochlorophyllide reductase (ATP-dependent) subunit N, with amino-acid sequence MSKVEFDKETGPREVFCGLTSIVWLHRRMPDAFFLVVGSRTCAHLIQSAAGVMIFAEPRFGTAILEEKDLAGLADAHEELDRVINDLISRRPEIKTLFLVGSCPSEVIKLDLATVAEKLNKRFLGKVRFVNYSGSGIETTFTQGEDGALKALIPLMESSNEDKLLLVGTLANNVEDRFKKIFRNLGISNVESFPPRQSTELPKIGKNTKVLLTQPYLSDTVRDLKHRGCEIISAPFPLGIEGSTKWFLAAAKAFKISELKVHEIISPFINRAKLALEPHKEILKGKRLFLLPESQLEISLARFLHNECEMDLIEVGTPYLNKDLMKEEINLLPDNTKIIEGQHVEKQLDRVRESNPDLVVCGMGLANPLEAEGISTKWSIEMVFSPIHGIDQAADLAGLFSKPLKRNQILTSKTLVTH; translated from the coding sequence ATGAGTAAAGTTGAATTTGATAAGGAAACTGGGCCCAGGGAAGTTTTTTGTGGCTTAACTTCAATAGTTTGGCTCCACCGAAGAATGCCTGATGCTTTTTTTCTGGTAGTAGGCTCGAGGACATGTGCTCATTTAATTCAAAGTGCTGCTGGAGTTATGATTTTTGCTGAACCAAGATTTGGGACGGCTATTCTTGAAGAAAAAGATCTTGCTGGTCTTGCTGACGCTCATGAAGAATTAGATCGAGTGATTAATGATCTTATTTCAAGAAGACCAGAAATAAAAACTCTTTTTCTAGTTGGATCTTGTCCGAGTGAAGTAATTAAACTAGATCTTGCAACAGTCGCAGAGAAATTAAATAAAAGATTTTTGGGCAAAGTAAGATTCGTTAATTACTCTGGCAGTGGGATTGAAACAACTTTTACCCAAGGAGAGGATGGCGCCTTAAAAGCTTTAATTCCATTAATGGAGTCTTCAAATGAGGACAAATTATTATTAGTTGGGACTCTCGCAAATAATGTAGAGGATCGTTTTAAAAAGATTTTTAGAAATTTAGGGATTTCAAATGTTGAGAGCTTTCCACCAAGGCAATCAACAGAATTACCAAAGATTGGCAAAAACACAAAAGTATTATTAACTCAGCCCTATTTAAGTGATACGGTTCGAGACCTTAAACATCGCGGTTGTGAAATAATTTCGGCTCCATTTCCTCTAGGTATCGAAGGAAGTACTAAATGGTTTTTAGCTGCAGCCAAAGCTTTCAAAATTAGTGAACTTAAAGTTCATGAAATTATTTCGCCATTTATCAATAGAGCAAAACTTGCTCTTGAACCTCATAAAGAAATACTTAAGGGGAAAAGATTATTTCTTCTTCCTGAATCGCAACTAGAGATATCTTTGGCAAGATTTTTGCATAATGAATGCGAAATGGATCTTATAGAGGTAGGCACTCCTTACCTAAATAAGGATTTAATGAAAGAGGAGATTAATTTATTACCTGATAATACAAAAATTATTGAAGGGCAACATGTAGAAAAACAATTAGATCGAGTGAGAGAATCTAATCCAGACTTAGTAGTTTGCGGAATGGGTTTAGCTAACCCGCTTGAGGCGGAGGGGATTAGTACTAAGTGGTCAATAGAAATGGTATTCAGTCCAATTCATGGAATTGATCAAGCCGCAGATTTAGCTGGTCTCTTCTCCAAACCTTTAAAAAGGAATCAAATACTAACTTCAAAAACTTTAGTAACGCATTAA
- a CDS encoding form I ribulose bisphosphate carboxylase large subunit, which translates to MSKKYDAGVKEYRDTYWTPEYVPLDTDLLACFKCTGQEGVPREEVAAAVAAESSTGTWSTVWSELLTDLEFYKGRCYRIEDVPGDPEAFYAFIAYPLDLFEEGSITNVLTSLVGNVFGFKALRHLRLEDIRFPIAFIKTCGGPPNGIVVERDRLNKYGRPLLGCTIKPKLGLSGKNYGRVVYECLRGGLDLTKDDENINSQPFQRWRERFEFVAEAVKLAQRETGEVKGHYLNCTANTPEELYERAEFAKELDMPIIMHDYITGGFTANTGLANWCRKNGMLLHIHRAMHAVIDRHPKHGIHFRVLAKCLRLSGGDQLHTGTVVGKLEGDRQTTLGYIDNLRESFVPEDRSRGNFFDQDWGSMPGVFAVASGGIHVWHMPALLAIFGDDSCLQFGGGTHGHPWGSAAGAAANRVALEACVKARNAGREIEKESRDILMEAAKHSPELAIALETWKEIKFEFDTVDKLDVQG; encoded by the coding sequence ATGAGTAAGAAGTATGACGCAGGGGTAAAGGAGTACAGAGATACCTACTGGACTCCAGAATATGTACCCCTAGACACCGATTTACTAGCCTGTTTCAAATGTACAGGTCAGGAAGGTGTTCCAAGAGAAGAAGTTGCAGCAGCTGTTGCCGCTGAATCTTCAACAGGTACTTGGTCAACAGTTTGGTCCGAGTTACTTACAGACTTAGAATTTTATAAAGGACGTTGTTATCGAATCGAAGACGTTCCTGGAGATCCTGAAGCTTTCTATGCTTTTATTGCATATCCTTTAGATCTTTTTGAAGAAGGCTCAATTACAAACGTATTAACATCTCTTGTAGGAAACGTTTTTGGATTTAAAGCTCTAAGACATCTCCGTCTAGAAGATATTAGATTCCCAATTGCTTTCATTAAAACTTGCGGTGGTCCACCAAACGGAATCGTAGTTGAAAGAGATCGACTTAACAAATATGGAAGACCTCTACTTGGTTGTACCATCAAACCTAAATTAGGATTATCTGGTAAAAACTATGGTCGAGTTGTATATGAATGTCTTAGAGGCGGTCTTGATTTAACGAAGGATGATGAGAATATTAATTCTCAACCATTCCAACGTTGGAGAGAAAGATTTGAGTTTGTTGCAGAAGCAGTTAAGCTTGCTCAGCGAGAAACTGGTGAAGTTAAAGGTCACTATCTAAATTGTACTGCTAACACTCCTGAAGAACTCTATGAAAGAGCTGAATTTGCAAAAGAGCTAGATATGCCAATCATCATGCATGATTATATAACTGGTGGTTTTACTGCAAATACTGGATTAGCTAATTGGTGTCGTAAAAATGGCATGCTTCTGCATATTCACAGAGCTATGCATGCTGTTATTGATAGACATCCAAAGCATGGAATTCACTTCAGAGTTCTTGCAAAATGTTTGAGACTATCTGGAGGAGACCAATTACATACTGGAACCGTGGTTGGAAAACTAGAAGGTGATCGTCAAACAACTCTTGGTTATATTGACAACTTAAGAGAGTCATTTGTTCCTGAAGATAGATCTAGAGGTAACTTCTTTGATCAAGATTGGGGTTCAATGCCTGGAGTATTTGCAGTCGCATCAGGTGGTATCCATGTTTGGCATATGCCTGCACTTCTAGCGATCTTTGGGGATGATTCATGCCTTCAGTTCGGTGGAGGAACACATGGTCATCCATGGGGTTCAGCTGCTGGAGCTGCAGCTAATAGAGTTGCTTTAGAAGCTTGTGTAAAAGCCCGTAATGCTGGTCGCGAAATCGAAAAAGAGAGTAGAGACATTCTTATGGAAGCTGCTAAGCATAGTCCTGAATTAGCTATTGCTCTAGAAACTTGGAAGGAAATTAAGTTCGAGTTTGACACTGTCGACAAGCTTGATGTTCAGGGTTAA
- the psaM gene encoding photosystem I reaction center subunit XII, which produces MEPTQTINLIALSLIVVMHAGVLALRLGISLGRN; this is translated from the coding sequence ATGGAGCCAACTCAAACAATAAATCTAATTGCATTAAGCCTCATAGTAGTTATGCATGCAGGAGTTTTAGCCCTAAGACTAGGAATTAGTTTAGGTAGGAATTAA
- a CDS encoding site-2 protease family protein codes for MRSWQIFKIWGIPFKVHPYWFAILFLFSWSISNQVNLTSGDIYNIKESWIIGFFTSFFLLFSIIVHEVFRTFVSLNQGVKIKKITFYFLGAILQIDKHCQTALGNIKIAIVRPLLCFATAFILLLISNNIVSQEQISVNVISRVGIFNLFLGFLNMIPIGSLDGGNLLKSIIWHFSGSKNKGRNFLNKVNLLLSFFVLFFGIVCLFRFNFYFGFILSFLGLFGVNSSKSESQFFKIENILKFSKVSEIKLKPLRKIEYDSNLLEFNTLIKNNNDASNKYFFVTNNGRWTGFVDENILKTVSLKKWERNFVGDFKKPIDSFESVSYNDKLWITIERLEETNEGFLLVLNAAGIPLGIIDRSKIGNFVLNKLGFNLPSEIVNKLNFKNHYPLGIELPRIINSMKQKGDL; via the coding sequence TTGAGAAGTTGGCAAATTTTTAAAATATGGGGAATTCCCTTTAAAGTTCATCCTTATTGGTTTGCTATTCTCTTTTTATTCTCATGGAGTATAAGTAACCAGGTTAATTTAACTTCAGGTGATATTTATAATATTAAAGAATCTTGGATTATAGGATTTTTTACTTCTTTTTTCTTATTATTTTCAATTATTGTTCATGAGGTATTTCGTACTTTTGTTTCACTTAATCAGGGTGTAAAAATAAAAAAAATTACTTTTTATTTTTTAGGAGCAATTTTACAAATAGATAAGCATTGTCAAACTGCCTTAGGTAATATAAAAATTGCAATAGTTAGACCTCTTTTATGTTTCGCTACAGCATTTATCCTACTTTTAATTAGTAATAACATTGTATCTCAAGAACAAATATCAGTTAATGTAATTTCTAGAGTAGGTATATTTAATTTATTCTTAGGCTTCTTAAATATGATTCCAATTGGGTCTTTAGATGGGGGGAATTTATTAAAAAGTATTATTTGGCATTTTTCAGGGAGTAAAAATAAAGGAAGAAATTTCCTCAATAAAGTTAATTTATTATTATCTTTTTTTGTTTTATTTTTTGGGATAGTTTGTTTATTTAGATTTAACTTTTACTTTGGTTTTATTCTTTCTTTTTTGGGCTTGTTTGGAGTTAATTCTTCAAAATCTGAAAGTCAATTTTTTAAAATTGAAAACATACTTAAATTTAGTAAAGTTTCTGAGATCAAACTAAAGCCTTTGAGGAAAATTGAATACGATTCAAATTTATTAGAATTTAATACTTTAATTAAAAATAATAATGATGCATCTAATAAATATTTTTTTGTTACGAATAATGGTAGATGGACCGGTTTTGTTGATGAGAATATTTTAAAAACTGTTTCCTTAAAAAAATGGGAACGGAACTTTGTTGGAGATTTTAAGAAACCAATCGATAGTTTTGAAAGTGTATCTTATAACGATAAATTATGGATAACTATAGAAAGACTTGAAGAAACAAATGAAGGTTTTTTATTGGTTCTCAATGCTGCAGGCATCCCTTTGGGGATAATTGATAGGTCAAAAATTGGAAACTTTGTATTGAATAAATTAGGTTTTAATTTGCCTTCAGAAATTGTTAACAAATTAAACTTTAAAAATCATTATCCCTTAGGAATTGAATTGCCAAGAATAATTAATTCAATGAAGCAGAAAGGAGATCTTTAG
- a CDS encoding BMC domain-containing protein, whose amino-acid sequence MATETMGIALGMIETRGLVPAIEAADAMTKAAEVRLIGREFVGGGYVTVLVRGETGAVNAAVRAGADACERVGDGLVAAHIIARPHREVEPALGNGEFLGQKD is encoded by the coding sequence ATGGCTACAGAAACAATGGGTATCGCTCTCGGCATGATCGAGACACGCGGACTTGTACCTGCAATCGAAGCAGCAGACGCAATGACAAAGGCAGCAGAAGTTCGCCTTATTGGTCGTGAATTCGTTGGTGGCGGTTATGTCACAGTATTAGTTAGAGGCGAAACAGGCGCAGTTAACGCAGCTGTAAGAGCTGGTGCTGATGCTTGTGAAAGAGTTGGTGACGGTTTAGTTGCAGCTCACATTATTGCTCGTCCTCATAGAGAAGTTGAACCTGCTTTAGGTAACGGTGAATTTCTTGGTCAAAAGGACTAA
- a CDS encoding non-canonical purine NTP pyrophosphatase codes for MNLPVLTIASGNLRKVSEISEMLDVLSLKVEKQPEYLNIEETGETYFENALLKAKAASLETKTWALADDSGLEVDVLDGRPGIYSARYAKNNDEKIKKLINELSDSPYRSARFISCMVLCDPSGNLVKDTTGICWGEILKNPKYPNGEFESIFWVKEANCVYGELSQSQLNKLGSRGKAAKIMSPFLKKEIGLS; via the coding sequence TTGAACCTTCCAGTTCTAACTATTGCAAGTGGCAACCTAAGAAAGGTATCTGAAATTTCAGAGATGCTGGATGTTTTATCTTTAAAGGTTGAGAAGCAACCAGAATATTTAAATATCGAAGAAACTGGGGAAACATATTTTGAGAATGCACTACTTAAAGCCAAGGCAGCTTCTTTAGAGACAAAAACTTGGGCATTAGCTGATGACTCGGGTCTTGAAGTAGATGTTTTAGATGGTCGACCAGGAATTTATTCTGCTCGATATGCCAAAAATAATGATGAGAAAATTAAAAAATTAATTAATGAACTTTCTGATAGTCCTTATAGGAGTGCAAGATTTATAAGTTGTATGGTTTTGTGCGATCCCTCAGGAAACTTAGTTAAAGATACAACAGGAATATGCTGGGGAGAAATTCTTAAGAACCCCAAATATCCTAATGGGGAATTCGAATCTATTTTTTGGGTTAAGGAAGCTAATTGTGTTTACGGTGAGCTCTCACAATCACAACTAAATAAATTAGGTAGTAGAGGTAAAGCTGCAAAAATTATGTCTCCTTTTTTAAAAAAAGAGATAGGTTTAAGTTAA
- a CDS encoding ribulose bisphosphate carboxylase small subunit translates to MPFQSTVSDYQTVATLETFGFLPPMTQEEIYDQIAYIIAQGWSPVIEHVHPSGCMQTYWSYWKLPFFGEKDLNLIVSELEACHRAYPDHHVRIIGYDAYTQSQGTAFVVFQGR, encoded by the coding sequence ATGCCTTTCCAGAGCACAGTAAGCGACTATCAAACAGTTGCAACCCTGGAAACATTCGGTTTTTTACCACCGATGACCCAGGAAGAAATATATGACCAAATTGCGTACATAATTGCTCAAGGTTGGAGTCCAGTTATTGAGCATGTTCATCCAAGTGGATGTATGCAAACTTATTGGTCTTATTGGAAACTCCCATTCTTTGGGGAAAAAGATCTTAACTTGATCGTGAGCGAATTAGAGGCATGCCATAGAGCATACCCTGATCATCATGTAAGAATCATCGGATACGATGCTTACACTCAAAGTCAAGGAACAGCTTTTGTAGTTTTCCAAGGACGTTAA
- a CDS encoding ferredoxin:protochlorophyllide reductase (ATP-dependent) subunit B has product MELTLWTYEGPPHVGAMRIASSMKDIHYVLHAPQGDTYADLLFTMIERRGQRPPVTYTTFQARDLGGDTAELVKKNIKEAVDRFKPKTLLVGESCTAELIQDQPGALAKGMGFDMPIVNLELPAYSKKENWGASETFYQLTRTLLKEKVSSSEKISALRWKKLGRRPKVNILGPSLLGFRCRDDVIEIQRILSEQGIDTNVVAPLGASPDDIKRLIDAEINICLYQEIAEASCEWLRRNFGMEYTNIIPIGIKNTIEFINEVHNKLDLPLTNKEELEHKSKLPWYSKSVDSNYLTGKRVFIFGDGTHAIAAAKIAKEELGFEVVGLGTYSREMARQVRATAKDLNVEALITNNYLEVEDAMKKAAPELVLGTQMERHSAKRLGIPCSVISTPMHVQDVPARYSPQMGWEGANVIFDDWVHPLMMGLEEHLIDMFKHDFEFVDGHQSHLGHTATQTKDFLNSHEKKEKNSKEGIIWTESGRAELTKVPFFVRGKVKTNTEKYAILRGIPEISDETLYDAKAYFS; this is encoded by the coding sequence ATGGAATTAACTCTTTGGACATATGAAGGCCCACCGCATGTAGGTGCGATGAGAATTGCCTCCTCAATGAAAGATATACATTATGTGCTTCATGCCCCTCAAGGAGATACATATGCAGATCTTCTTTTTACAATGATTGAAAGGAGAGGGCAAAGGCCTCCAGTTACATATACAACTTTTCAGGCCAGAGATCTAGGAGGAGATACAGCCGAATTAGTGAAGAAAAATATTAAGGAAGCCGTAGATCGATTCAAACCAAAAACTCTTTTAGTTGGAGAAAGTTGTACAGCAGAACTTATCCAAGACCAACCTGGAGCTCTTGCGAAAGGAATGGGGTTTGATATGCCAATTGTTAATCTTGAATTACCTGCTTATAGCAAGAAAGAAAATTGGGGAGCTTCAGAAACCTTTTATCAATTAACAAGAACTCTTTTAAAAGAGAAAGTAAGTTCTTCAGAAAAAATAAGTGCTCTAAGGTGGAAGAAATTAGGTCGCAGACCAAAAGTCAATATATTGGGTCCTTCATTACTAGGATTTAGATGCAGGGATGATGTTATTGAAATCCAACGTATACTCTCAGAACAAGGAATAGATACAAACGTTGTTGCTCCATTAGGTGCTAGTCCAGATGATATTAAAAGGTTAATTGATGCTGAAATAAATATTTGTCTTTATCAAGAAATTGCTGAAGCATCATGTGAATGGCTTAGACGGAACTTTGGAATGGAATATACAAATATTATTCCAATTGGAATAAAAAATACAATTGAATTTATAAATGAAGTTCATAATAAGTTGGATCTCCCTTTGACAAATAAGGAAGAATTAGAACACAAGTCAAAACTTCCATGGTACTCGAAATCAGTTGATTCTAATTACTTAACTGGCAAAAGAGTTTTTATTTTTGGTGATGGAACACATGCAATTGCGGCTGCAAAAATTGCCAAAGAGGAATTGGGTTTTGAAGTAGTTGGTCTTGGTACATACAGTAGGGAGATGGCAAGGCAAGTAAGAGCTACTGCAAAAGATCTAAATGTAGAAGCTCTAATAACCAACAATTATCTAGAAGTAGAAGATGCCATGAAAAAAGCCGCTCCTGAACTAGTTTTAGGAACCCAAATGGAAAGGCATAGCGCAAAAAGACTCGGTATTCCATGCTCAGTAATTAGTACTCCAATGCATGTACAAGATGTTCCGGCAAGATACAGCCCTCAAATGGGTTGGGAAGGAGCAAATGTGATTTTTGATGACTGGGTACATCCCCTAATGATGGGCTTAGAAGAGCATCTTATTGATATGTTCAAACATGATTTTGAGTTTGTTGATGGTCATCAAAGCCATTTAGGACATACAGCTACGCAAACAAAGGACTTTTTAAATTCTCACGAAAAAAAAGAAAAAAATAGTAAAGAAGGAATTATCTGGACTGAATCTGGTAGAGCTGAATTAACAAAAGTTCCATTTTTTGTAAGAGGTAAAGTCAAAACAAATACTGAAAAATACGCAATCTTGAGAGGAATTCCAGAGATAAGCGATGAAACCCTTTACGACGCCAAAGCATATTTCAGTTAA
- the bchL gene encoding ferredoxin:protochlorophyllide reductase (ATP-dependent) iron-sulfur ATP-binding protein, whose product MTSTINRPLDGEGSVQVKQDPKINIEEGALVIAVYGKGGIGKSTTSSNLSAAFSKLGKKVLQIGCDPKHDSTFTLTHKMVPTVIDILEEVDFHSEELRPTDFMFEGFNGVMCVESGGPPAGTGCGGYVTGQTVKLLKEHHLLEDTDVVIFDVLGDVVCGGFAAPLQHANYCLIVTANDFDSIFAMNRIVSAIKAKAKNYKVRLGGVVANRSKDTDQIDKFNERTGLKTMAHFKDVDAIRRSRLKKCTIFEMEPTEDVIEVQNEYLSLAKNMLENVEPLEGNPLKDREIFDLLGFD is encoded by the coding sequence ATGACAAGTACTATAAATAGACCTCTTGATGGAGAAGGAAGTGTTCAAGTAAAGCAAGATCCAAAAATAAATATTGAAGAAGGGGCTTTAGTTATTGCCGTGTATGGGAAGGGTGGTATCGGAAAATCAACTACATCATCAAACCTTTCTGCAGCATTCTCAAAATTAGGTAAAAAGGTTCTACAAATTGGATGTGATCCTAAACACGATAGCACTTTCACTTTGACGCACAAAATGGTTCCTACAGTTATCGATATTCTCGAAGAGGTAGATTTTCATAGCGAAGAATTGAGGCCAACCGATTTCATGTTTGAAGGTTTTAATGGCGTAATGTGCGTCGAAAGTGGAGGCCCTCCTGCTGGAACAGGGTGCGGGGGATATGTAACCGGTCAGACAGTTAAACTGTTAAAAGAACATCACTTATTAGAAGATACTGATGTTGTTATTTTTGATGTCCTTGGAGACGTCGTTTGCGGGGGATTTGCAGCTCCATTGCAACATGCAAATTACTGTCTAATTGTTACTGCTAATGACTTTGATTCAATATTCGCTATGAATAGAATAGTCTCTGCAATCAAAGCAAAAGCAAAAAATTATAAAGTCAGATTAGGTGGTGTAGTCGCAAATAGATCAAAAGATACAGACCAAATTGATAAATTCAATGAAAGAACAGGTTTAAAAACTATGGCTCACTTTAAAGATGTCGACGCCATCAGAAGATCAAGACTAAAAAAATGCACCATTTTTGAAATGGAACCAACTGAAGATGTAATTGAAGTTCAAAATGAATATTTATCTCTTGCTAAAAATATGCTTGAGAACGTAGAACCTTTAGAAGGCAATCCACTTAAAGATAGAGAAATTTTTGATTTATTAGGATTTGATTAG
- a CDS encoding BMC domain-containing protein, translating into MEPTSSLNRGNRKKGSSLVTGSEVQSQASGASCFITTDSEKSLVSRQASQVEQIELRTYVFLDSLQPQLAAYMGTVSRGFLPIPGDSCLWMEVSPGMAVHRVTDIALKASNVRLGQMIVERAFGSLALYHKDQSTVLHSGDVVLDAIGSEVRKRTKPATSWTEVIRAITPDHAVLINRQNRSGSMIQSGMSMFILETEPAGYVLKAANEAEKASNITVVDVKAVGAFGRLTLAGKEGDVEEAAAAAIRAIEEISNY; encoded by the coding sequence ATGGAACCAACTTCTAGTTTAAACAGAGGGAACCGAAAAAAAGGGAGTTCTCTTGTCACAGGATCTGAGGTGCAATCTCAGGCCAGTGGTGCTAGCTGTTTTATTACAACTGATTCAGAAAAGTCTTTGGTATCCAGACAAGCAAGTCAAGTTGAGCAAATTGAGTTAAGAACATATGTTTTTTTAGATTCTCTTCAACCTCAATTAGCTGCATATATGGGTACGGTTAGTAGAGGTTTTTTACCTATTCCTGGTGATTCATGTCTTTGGATGGAAGTTTCGCCTGGGATGGCCGTTCATAGAGTCACTGATATTGCCTTAAAAGCAAGTAATGTAAGACTTGGTCAGATGATTGTAGAAAGAGCATTTGGTTCACTTGCTCTGTACCATAAAGATCAAAGCACTGTTTTACATTCTGGAGATGTTGTTCTAGATGCTATTGGAAGTGAAGTTAGAAAAAGAACAAAACCTGCAACAAGTTGGACTGAAGTCATTCGCGCGATTACTCCAGACCATGCTGTTTTAATAAATAGACAAAACAGAAGTGGATCAATGATTCAATCTGGAATGAGTATGTTTATATTGGAAACTGAACCTGCTGGTTATGTTTTAAAAGCAGCAAATGAAGCTGAAAAAGCATCTAATATAACTGTTGTTGATGTAAAGGCAGTTGGCGCTTTTGGTAGATTAACTCTCGCCGGGAAAGAAGGAGATGTAGAAGAAGCCGCAGCTGCTGCTATAAGAGCAATTGAAGAAATTTCAAATTATTGA